The DNA region CAAATCCTCTGAAAAGAGCGAGTATGGCCTTTGGATATCCACAAAGTAACTGATATAATTCGTTCATAATCAATTCAATTTCCATACTGACTTCTGATTTTTTCTCCGGGGATTGCATTTTGAGGGAAGACAGGGGGAAACAACTATAAACACTATCATCTGCACAGTCGGAGCAAGCTTGAGAAAATTGTGCAACATGTCTTCAAGCGAAGTTGCTGATCGTCTGCTCCACCTGAGTGATCCAATTGGGAATCGTGACTTTGGGGCTGAGATTAATTCTCTTGCGTCTATTCTTTCTCAGTCAGTTTTGTCTTCTAGAGATTACCTATACTTCCTGACCTCGGATACGGAGGAAGGCAAGAAGATTGGCGCCGCTCTCAAGTTATTCTTTGAACGCTCTGAACATATGCACTTCAGAGAGGTTTTCGTGACTTCAATAACTGATCTCGATGACTCAAGACCGGAAGATTTCCAGAACAAGGGGTTGCGTAATCTGGTGAAGATAATTGCCGATATATACAAACATCACATAGACAATCTTGTTATCAACGCCACAGGCGGATATAAGGCTCAGATAGCCCTTTCTCTAGCTTTCGGAATGGGAGTGAAAATACCTGTCTACTACCGCTTTGAGACCTTCAACGGAGTGATTAAGCTTCCCCCGATGCCTTTGTCTCTGGATGTTGAGCTTTGGCTCGAGAACAAAGGCCTTCTTGACACACTGGAGATGAACCCCGTGATAAACGAGAAAGACCTTGAAAGAGAGTACGATTACAGGATCAACTTCAGCTCCCTCCCTGCAGAAATCAAGCTGCTTATCGACCGCGAACAGGATTCGGTGGGTCACATGCTTTCGTTGAGCCCCATGGGCGAGGTTTTTGTTCAAGCCTGCAGGCTGAGTCTTGGAAAGCTGGATGTTGAAGCAACTCTTAAGGAGAGCACTGTACCAGTTGAGAATAGACTAAAGAAGAGCTACAAAGAAGCTCATTCAAATAAGATGATTTCAGACAATCAGT from Mesotoga infera includes:
- a CDS encoding putative CRISPR-associated protein, which gives rise to MHFEGRQGETTINTIICTVGASLRKLCNMSSSEVADRLLHLSDPIGNRDFGAEINSLASILSQSVLSSRDYLYFLTSDTEEGKKIGAALKLFFERSEHMHFREVFVTSITDLDDSRPEDFQNKGLRNLVKIIADIYKHHIDNLVINATGGYKAQIALSLAFGMGVKIPVYYRFETFNGVIKLPPMPLSLDVELWLENKGLLDTLEMNPVINEKDLEREYDYRINFSSLPAEIKLLIDREQDSVGHMLSLSPMGEVFVQACRLSLGKLDVEATLKESTVPVENRLKKSYKEAHSNKMISDNQSFIDKLLSIPFIEEVSVRGSSQRFDRNEFVCKQFGEIIKA